Part of the Streptomyces sp. RFCAC02 genome is shown below.
GCCCCGAGCCCCGGATGGCGGGCGAGGAGCGCGGCATGCGCCTGGACGTATCCCCGGTACCCGGGGGCGTCGCCGAGGGGAACGATGAAGTGGAGCCGGGGACCGCCGCCCGGCCAGATCCGCCATGGGGTGAAGAAGTTCTCCAACACGGGCCTCCCGGGCCGTCGTAGACGCTTCTCACGCTGCTCTCGCACTGCTGCGTCACCACGCTACGGGCCGGACCGGCCGCGCGGCACCGATTCGCGCGGAACTCCCGGCACGAAGCACGGATCCGGCGCGCGCCGCCCGTTGCGCGCGGGGCGTCCGCGCCCGCCGCGAAGGTGCTGCAGGGACCTGGTCAACTGCCCCAACTCCCCCGATCATAGGTCGAGTTGACCGCGCACGCCCCGGGGGCCGCCGGTGTCGCCCCCTGCCCGCACGCCTCAGCCACCCCACACTGGAGCCGCCATGCCCCGCCGTCCGATCGGCGCCCTGCTGCTCGCGCTCGCCGCACTGCTCACGCTCCTCCTCGCCCCCCTGCCCGCGTCCGCCGACGACTCCGCCGACCCGCCGGCCGCCCCTCGCGAGGCCACCGTGCCGCTGGAGAACGTCACGGCGACCACCACCCAGGTCGCGTTCGGCCTGCGGCGCCCGACGGCGCTCGTGGCGCCGGACGACGGCACCGGCAGGCTGTTCATCACGGAGAAGCCGGGCCGGGTCCGCGTCTACCACCCGGACACCGGCCTCGCCGCCGACCCGCTGATCGACCTGACCGGCGTCGTGGACGAGTCGGGCAACGAACGCGGTCTCCTCGGCATCGCGCTCGCGCCCGACTTCGCGGAGAGCCAGGACGTCTACCTCGCCTACACGGCCCTGCCCGACGGCGCCGTCACCCTCGCCAGGTACGGCCTCGACGGCGGCACCCTCGACGTCCTGCTGAGCCAGCCGCACGCCGAGAACACCAACCACAACGGCGGGCAGCTCGCCTTCGGCCCCGACGGCTACCTCTACTGGAGCATCGGCGACGGCGGCGGCTCGGGCGACCCGTTCGACACGGGCCAGCGCCTCGACACCCTGCTCGGCAAGATCCTCCGCATCGACGTCACGGCGGCGTGCGGCGACCTGCCCTACTGCGTGCCGGCGGACAACCCGTACGCCGGGGTCGAGGGCGCCCGCGAGGAGATCTGGGTCCACGGCGCGCGCAACCCGTGGCGCTTCTCGTTCGACCCCGCCGACGGCTCGCTGTGGATCGCCGACGTCGGCCAGGGCCGCTGGGAGGAGTTCGACCACCTCGCCGCGGGCCAGGGGGGCGCGAACCTCGGCTGGTCCTGCTACGAGGGGCCCGAGGTGTTCGACGCGACGCAGTGCGACCCGTCCGCGGACTACGTCGAGCCCGTGTCGTACTACTCGCCCTACACCGGCGGCTGCGCCGTCATCGGCGGCGGGGTGTACCGGGGCCAGACGTACGCGGACCTCGTCGGCGGCACCTACATCGCGACCGACTACTGCTCCTCCACGGTCTGGGCGATCCGCGAGACGGCCGGCGGGCAGTACGAGACGGCCGAGATCGGGGAGATGCCGACGCAGGTCACGGCGTTCGGGACCACGCCCGAGGGCGAGTTCTACGTCGTCAACGACCTGCCGGGCGGCCTGCACCGGGTCGCGTTCGAACGCTCGGAGCCCGTGTGCCGCGTCGCGTACTCCGCCACGACCTGGGGCACCGGCCTCACCGCCGACCTGACCATCACGAACACCGGCACCGAGCCGGTCAGCGGCTGGACCCTCCAGTACACGCTGGCGCAGGGCCAGACCCTCGTGTCCGACTGGAACACGACCGCCACCCAGGGCGCCAATGTCGTGACGGCCACGAACGCCGCGCACAACGCGACCATCGCGCCGGGCGAATCCGTCACCATCGGCTACCTGGCGGAGCACACGGGCGACACGGCGCCGCCCACGCGCTTCTCGCTCGACGGGCACCCCTGCGGCACCGGGGCGTGACGGCCGGCCTCCCCCGCCGGGCGGCGGGGGAGGCGCTTCCCGGCCCCCGCGCCGCGCCACGGCCGGGGCCCGCGCGGTAGCCTCCTGGCCTGGGCGCCCGCCGCCCGCCCGGCGGTGCCGGGCACGGCGGCGCCCGGGCGGGACGGTGTGACCGGGACGGTGCGAGGAGATCCAGTGGCAGGAACGGCGTACGACCGCCTGCGTGCCGACATCGTGGCCGGCACGATCCCGCCGGGATCGCACCTCGGGGAAGTGGCGCTCGCCGAGCGGTACGGCGTCTCCCGCACCCCGATCCGGGAGGCGCTGCGCCGCCTGGAGCAGGACGGCCTGGTCGAGCGGATCGGCCGGCGCATGCATGTGCGGCTGCACCGGCCCGAGGAGATCCTCGACATCTACGACGTGCGGATCATCCTGGAGGAGGCCGCCGGGCGCGGCGCCGCGCTGCGGCACACGCCGCTCGACATCGGACTGCTCACGCGCGCGTACGAGGACATGCGGGCCGTCGCGCCGCACGACCACGCCGAACAGGCCCGTACCAACCGGGTGTTCCACGAACGGCTGCGCAACGCCAGCCACAGCCCGACGCTGATCGACCTCCTGGAGCGGCTCGGGGACCACCTGCGGCGCTACCCGCAGACCACGCTCAGCCACCCGGGGCGGTGGACGGCCGTGCTGGCGGAGACCGGCGCGCTGCTGGAGGCGGTGCGCGAGCGGCGTGCCGACGACGCGGCGCGGATCGCGGCGGAGCACATGACGGCGGCGCGGGACATCCGGCTCGCCATGTACACCTCGGACGCGCCCGACGGCACCCGCTCCGGCGCCGCCCCGGAGGCCGGCGCGGCGCACTGAGGCGCCCGGCGCCCCTGCCGCGTACCCCCTCCGACCAGCGCTTTCCCGGTTCCTCCGCAAAAGATTCGGCGCGACCCCTTGCGGCCGCACACCCTCGGGCATACAAATGGTCCCCGTTGCATACAACGGTATACAACGACGTGATCGGTATGTCCGGGAGACAAGAACTCATGACCGAACCGTGGGACGTCATCGTCGTCGGCGGCGGCAACGCCGGCTTCTCCGCCGCGCACGCGGCAGCGCAGGGCGGCGGTCGCGTGCTGCTGCTGGAGAAGGCGCCCCGCGCCTGGGCCGGCGGCAACTCCTACTTCACCGCGGGCGCCATGCGCACCGCGCATGGCGGCGTCGACGACCTCGCACCCGTGCTGGAACCCCTGCCACCCGAACGCCGCGGCCGCGTGGACCTCGACCCCTACTCCGCCGACGACTTCGTCGCCGACCTGGACCGCGTCTCACGCGGCCGGTCCGACGCGGCCCTCGCCCGCCTCGTCGCGGAC
Proteins encoded:
- a CDS encoding PQQ-dependent sugar dehydrogenase, with the protein product MPRRPIGALLLALAALLTLLLAPLPASADDSADPPAAPREATVPLENVTATTTQVAFGLRRPTALVAPDDGTGRLFITEKPGRVRVYHPDTGLAADPLIDLTGVVDESGNERGLLGIALAPDFAESQDVYLAYTALPDGAVTLARYGLDGGTLDVLLSQPHAENTNHNGGQLAFGPDGYLYWSIGDGGGSGDPFDTGQRLDTLLGKILRIDVTAACGDLPYCVPADNPYAGVEGAREEIWVHGARNPWRFSFDPADGSLWIADVGQGRWEEFDHLAAGQGGANLGWSCYEGPEVFDATQCDPSADYVEPVSYYSPYTGGCAVIGGGVYRGQTYADLVGGTYIATDYCSSTVWAIRETAGGQYETAEIGEMPTQVTAFGTTPEGEFYVVNDLPGGLHRVAFERSEPVCRVAYSATTWGTGLTADLTITNTGTEPVSGWTLQYTLAQGQTLVSDWNTTATQGANVVTATNAAHNATIAPGESVTIGYLAEHTGDTAPPTRFSLDGHPCGTGA
- a CDS encoding GntR family transcriptional regulator, encoding MAGTAYDRLRADIVAGTIPPGSHLGEVALAERYGVSRTPIREALRRLEQDGLVERIGRRMHVRLHRPEEILDIYDVRIILEEAAGRGAALRHTPLDIGLLTRAYEDMRAVAPHDHAEQARTNRVFHERLRNASHSPTLIDLLERLGDHLRRYPQTTLSHPGRWTAVLAETGALLEAVRERRADDAARIAAEHMTAARDIRLAMYTSDAPDGTRSGAAPEAGAAH